One genomic segment of bacterium includes these proteins:
- a CDS encoding NifB/NifX family molybdenum-iron cluster-binding protein — protein sequence MKIAITSTGKNPDSLVDPRFGRCAYFAIVDSDTMEFKFVMNPALSRPGGAGINAAQFLIDEGVEVVVSGNVGPNAEQALRAGGVKIVTGVSGTLREVLEKIKKGEI from the coding sequence ATGAAGATAGCAATTACTTCTACAGGTAAGAATCCTGATTCTCTTGTGGATCCAAGATTTGGCAGGTGCGCTTATTTTGCTATCGTAGACAGTGATACAATGGAATTTAAGTTTGTGATGAATCCTGCGCTGAGTAGGCCGGGTGGTGCAGGTATAAATGCGGCTCAATTTCTTATAGATGAAGGGGTTGAAGTTGTTGTGAGTGGAAATGTAGGACCTAACGCAGAACAGGCTCTGAGAGCTGGGGGAGTAAAAATTGTAACAGGCGTTTCTGGGACTCTGAGAGAAGTGTTAGAAAAGATCAAGAAGGGAGAAATTTAA